Proteins from a genomic interval of Thamnophis elegans isolate rThaEle1 chromosome 2, rThaEle1.pri, whole genome shotgun sequence:
- the LOC116504976 gene encoding C-type lectin domain family 2 member D-like isoform X1, producing the protein MQEYIKVLSTKPCLPCLPIESAACPDSWIGYRRKCFYVSKEERNWSLSLKTCSSLNASLAVFDTQKELDFWVEIFSPLHYWFGLSREISQVWKWFDGTEFKNQFAVRGEGFCAYVDGKGASSTICSMEKLFLCSRPESCSKPR; encoded by the exons ttTTAAGCACAAAACCGTGTCTACCATGTCTTCCCATTGAAAGTGCTGCCTGCCCTGATTCCTGGATTGGATATAGAAGGAAATGTTTCTATGtatcaaaagaagaaaggaattgGTCTCTCAGTTTAAAGACCTGTTCTTCACTTAATGCATCCTTGGCTGTGTTTGATACACAGAAGGAATTG gatttttgggtGGAAATTTTCAGTCCCTTGCATTATTGGTTTGGTCTCTCAAGAGAAATTAGCCAGGTCTGGAAATGGTTCGATGGTACAGAGTTTAAAAACCA GTTTGCAGTGCGAGGAGAAGGTTTCTGTGCTTACGTAGACGGAAAAGGGGCCAGTAGTACCATATGCTCCATGGAGAAACTTTTTCTCTGCAGCCGGCCAGAAAGTTGTAGCAAGCCTAGATAA
- the LOC116504976 gene encoding C-type lectin domain family 2 member D-like isoform X3, which translates to MQEYIKVLSTKPCLPCLPIESAACPDSWIGYRRKCFYVSKEERNWSLSLKTCSSLNASLAVFDTQKELDFWVEIFSPLHYWFGLSREISQVWKWFDGTEFKNQNLTQPSLERMFI; encoded by the exons ttTTAAGCACAAAACCGTGTCTACCATGTCTTCCCATTGAAAGTGCTGCCTGCCCTGATTCCTGGATTGGATATAGAAGGAAATGTTTCTATGtatcaaaagaagaaaggaattgGTCTCTCAGTTTAAAGACCTGTTCTTCACTTAATGCATCCTTGGCTGTGTTTGATACACAGAAGGAATTG gatttttgggtGGAAATTTTCAGTCCCTTGCATTATTGGTTTGGTCTCTCAAGAGAAATTAGCCAGGTCTGGAAATGGTTCGATGGTACAGAGTTTAAAAACCA aaacttgactcagccttctttgGAAAGGATGTTTATTTGA